The Syngnathus typhle isolate RoL2023-S1 ecotype Sweden linkage group LG11, RoL_Styp_1.0, whole genome shotgun sequence genome contains a region encoding:
- the il17rc gene encoding interleukin-17 receptor C isoform X2 translates to MFLFRWPSCCFLLAFHNTACGWVEYDDSEIICSQGLSECTVAAELPLGILESDAADVRKVTAKVELCCKDTAACKFCLLIGAELAIHVTEDVAKRLQSSSDTEMDATMSIASVTLCYKTPPTFPACKKVAFKVNPTKQKVANVSLVITNPSGVTFGSIVYVYPSKEMHPIGEVVAPSLNEVCSQNLQISIKECYVPTVSSVINQKGNQVELIFARRTQVCLQYEEDGRCQVSVAQQTIWKRKTIPLYSVTPCLCLQVWDDDDDKPRRSLSCPFKKTGFLQKNIWQNLTVSVGQGRMNDKGQMLLWNFSAPCRLEGEVWPCGWNGGHQCTEIEGFRQQLENTTWEQNRKNQWVRLGVFEYINLQLSPCVMVHLKRGNLQLGPFCYRQTARWRWNLLAVAGLLVITLTALMLCLLHNFVKKLASRSFQRGCMQIGRKGHIVLLSPPDVRDGVSEVCGLGSFLKSQGFSVSVDQWSRMEQVKLGPLPWLHSQLLHVKNLGGRAVLVLTRKALGLANEWHREALDGGDGNAPQSPYSDVFMASLCLILGDKQLGRTGERFLLVTFDHDVVQTPGGLPELFHGLHLFRLPSQMKTLLCELAREGKRKAECRKTKNGWKWVTLDHCWENSFSTQTSSKCSSEILK, encoded by the exons atgtttctttttcgtTGGCcttcttgttgttttttgctgGCTTTTCATAACACGGCCTGTGGGTGGGTGGAATATGACGACTCGGAAATCATATGCTCACAG GGTCTCTCTGAGTGCACAGTGGCGGCTGAGTTGCCGCTCGGCATCCTGGAGAGCGATGCAGCGGATGTGCGGAAGGTGACAGCAAAAGTGGAGCTTTGCTGCAAGGACACGGCGGCGTGCAAGTTTTGTCTGTTGATTGGAGCTGAACTCGCCATCCATGTGACTGAAGACGTGGCGAAAAGGCTCCAGTCAAGTTCTGACACTGAAATGGACGCAACAATGTCAATAG CATCCGTGACGTTATGTTACAAAACGCCACCGACTTTTCCAGCATGCAAGAAAGTGGCCTTCAAAGTCAATCCTACAAAACAGAAAGTTGCAAAT GTATCTTTGGTGATTACGAATCCATCTGGAGTTACCTTCGGCAGTATTGTGTACGTTTATCCTTCCAAAGAGATGCATCCCATTGGAGAAGTAGTGGCTCCTTCTCTCAATGAAG TTTGCTCCCAAAACCTGCAGATATCCATCAAAGAGTGTTACG TGCCCACAGTCAGCAGTGTAATTAACCAGAAAGGAAATCAAGTGGAGCTGATTTTTGCCAGAAGGACCCAAGTGTGCCTCCAGTATGAAGAAGATGGAAGATGCCAGGTCAGCGTTGCACAACAGACT ATTTGGAAGCGTAAAACCATCCCACTGTACTCTGTGACCCCCTGCTTGTGTCTCCAG GTTtgggatgatgacgacgacaagCCGAGACGCTCTCTGAGCTGCCCCTTTAAAAAGACAG GGTTCCTTCAGAAGAACATATGGCAAAACCTGACTGTCTCTGTGGGTCAAGGCCGAATGAACGACAAGGGGCAGATGCTGCTGTGGAACTTCTCTGCCCCCTGTAGGCTGGAGGGGGAAGTGTGGCCCTGTGGGTGGAATGGGGGTCACCAGTGCACTGAGATTGAAGGCTTTCGGCAGCAGCTGGAGAACACAACATGGGAGCAAAACAGGAAGAACCAATGG GTGAGATTAGGTGTCTTTGAATACATCAATCTGCAGCTGTCACCATGTGTGATG GTGCATTTAAAGAGAGGGAACCTTCAACTGGGACCGTTCTGCTATCGTCAAA CGGCCAGGTGGCGCTGGAATCTGCTGGCCGTGGCTGGTTTGTTGGTGATCACTTTGACAGCACTCATGTTGTGTCTTCTCCATAACTTTGTTAAGA AATTGGCGAGCCGATCTTTCCAAAGAGGATGTATGCAGA ttggcAGAAAAGGTCACATAGTCCTCCTGAGTCCGCCAGATGTACGCGACGGCGTCTCCGAGGTTTGTGGCTTGGGCTCTTTTCTCAAGAGTCAGGGCTTCAGTGTGTCTGTGGACCAGTGGAGCAGGATGGAGCAGGTCAAGCTGGGGCCCCTTCCGTGGCTTCACTCCCAGCTGCTTCACGTGAAGAACCTGGGAGGCCGAGCGGTGCTCGTCCTGACTCGCAAAGCTTTGGGGCTGGCGAATGAATGGCATCGGGAAGCACTCGATGGAGGAGACGGGAACGCGCCTCAGTCTCCGTACTCGGATGTGTTCATGGCCTCGTTGTGCCTCATCCTTGGGGACAAACAGCTAGGCAGGACTGGAGAACGTTTTCTTCTGGTCACATTTGACCACGACGTGGTGCAGACCCCTGGCGGCTTGCCTGAGCTGTTTCACGGTCTTCATCTGTTCCGGCTTCCCTCCCAGATGAAAACTCTCTTGTGTGAGCTTGCcagagaaggaaaaagaaaggcagaatgtagaaagacaaaaaatggtTGGAAATGGGTAACCTTGGACCATTGTTGGGAAAATTCATTTTCTACACAAACTAGTTCAAAATGCAGTTCagaaattttaaaatga
- the il17rc gene encoding interleukin-17 receptor C isoform X1: MFLFRWPSCCFLLAFHNTACGWVEYDDSEIICSQGLSECTVAAELPLGILESDAADVRKVTAKVELCCKDTAACKFCLLIGAELAIHVTEDVAKRLQSSSDTEMDATMSIAASVTLCYKTPPTFPACKKVAFKVNPTKQKVANVSLVITNPSGVTFGSIVYVYPSKEMHPIGEVVAPSLNEVCSQNLQISIKECYVPTVSSVINQKGNQVELIFARRTQVCLQYEEDGRCQVSVAQQTIWKRKTIPLYSVTPCLCLQVWDDDDDKPRRSLSCPFKKTGFLQKNIWQNLTVSVGQGRMNDKGQMLLWNFSAPCRLEGEVWPCGWNGGHQCTEIEGFRQQLENTTWEQNRKNQWVRLGVFEYINLQLSPCVMVHLKRGNLQLGPFCYRQTARWRWNLLAVAGLLVITLTALMLCLLHNFVKKLASRSFQRGCMQIGRKGHIVLLSPPDVRDGVSEVCGLGSFLKSQGFSVSVDQWSRMEQVKLGPLPWLHSQLLHVKNLGGRAVLVLTRKALGLANEWHREALDGGDGNAPQSPYSDVFMASLCLILGDKQLGRTGERFLLVTFDHDVVQTPGGLPELFHGLHLFRLPSQMKTLLCELAREGKRKAECRKTKNGWKWVTLDHCWENSFSTQTSSKCSSEILK; encoded by the exons atgtttctttttcgtTGGCcttcttgttgttttttgctgGCTTTTCATAACACGGCCTGTGGGTGGGTGGAATATGACGACTCGGAAATCATATGCTCACAG GGTCTCTCTGAGTGCACAGTGGCGGCTGAGTTGCCGCTCGGCATCCTGGAGAGCGATGCAGCGGATGTGCGGAAGGTGACAGCAAAAGTGGAGCTTTGCTGCAAGGACACGGCGGCGTGCAAGTTTTGTCTGTTGATTGGAGCTGAACTCGCCATCCATGTGACTGAAGACGTGGCGAAAAGGCTCCAGTCAAGTTCTGACACTGAAATGGACGCAACAATGTCAATAG CAGCATCCGTGACGTTATGTTACAAAACGCCACCGACTTTTCCAGCATGCAAGAAAGTGGCCTTCAAAGTCAATCCTACAAAACAGAAAGTTGCAAAT GTATCTTTGGTGATTACGAATCCATCTGGAGTTACCTTCGGCAGTATTGTGTACGTTTATCCTTCCAAAGAGATGCATCCCATTGGAGAAGTAGTGGCTCCTTCTCTCAATGAAG TTTGCTCCCAAAACCTGCAGATATCCATCAAAGAGTGTTACG TGCCCACAGTCAGCAGTGTAATTAACCAGAAAGGAAATCAAGTGGAGCTGATTTTTGCCAGAAGGACCCAAGTGTGCCTCCAGTATGAAGAAGATGGAAGATGCCAGGTCAGCGTTGCACAACAGACT ATTTGGAAGCGTAAAACCATCCCACTGTACTCTGTGACCCCCTGCTTGTGTCTCCAG GTTtgggatgatgacgacgacaagCCGAGACGCTCTCTGAGCTGCCCCTTTAAAAAGACAG GGTTCCTTCAGAAGAACATATGGCAAAACCTGACTGTCTCTGTGGGTCAAGGCCGAATGAACGACAAGGGGCAGATGCTGCTGTGGAACTTCTCTGCCCCCTGTAGGCTGGAGGGGGAAGTGTGGCCCTGTGGGTGGAATGGGGGTCACCAGTGCACTGAGATTGAAGGCTTTCGGCAGCAGCTGGAGAACACAACATGGGAGCAAAACAGGAAGAACCAATGG GTGAGATTAGGTGTCTTTGAATACATCAATCTGCAGCTGTCACCATGTGTGATG GTGCATTTAAAGAGAGGGAACCTTCAACTGGGACCGTTCTGCTATCGTCAAA CGGCCAGGTGGCGCTGGAATCTGCTGGCCGTGGCTGGTTTGTTGGTGATCACTTTGACAGCACTCATGTTGTGTCTTCTCCATAACTTTGTTAAGA AATTGGCGAGCCGATCTTTCCAAAGAGGATGTATGCAGA ttggcAGAAAAGGTCACATAGTCCTCCTGAGTCCGCCAGATGTACGCGACGGCGTCTCCGAGGTTTGTGGCTTGGGCTCTTTTCTCAAGAGTCAGGGCTTCAGTGTGTCTGTGGACCAGTGGAGCAGGATGGAGCAGGTCAAGCTGGGGCCCCTTCCGTGGCTTCACTCCCAGCTGCTTCACGTGAAGAACCTGGGAGGCCGAGCGGTGCTCGTCCTGACTCGCAAAGCTTTGGGGCTGGCGAATGAATGGCATCGGGAAGCACTCGATGGAGGAGACGGGAACGCGCCTCAGTCTCCGTACTCGGATGTGTTCATGGCCTCGTTGTGCCTCATCCTTGGGGACAAACAGCTAGGCAGGACTGGAGAACGTTTTCTTCTGGTCACATTTGACCACGACGTGGTGCAGACCCCTGGCGGCTTGCCTGAGCTGTTTCACGGTCTTCATCTGTTCCGGCTTCCCTCCCAGATGAAAACTCTCTTGTGTGAGCTTGCcagagaaggaaaaagaaaggcagaatgtagaaagacaaaaaatggtTGGAAATGGGTAACCTTGGACCATTGTTGGGAAAATTCATTTTCTACACAAACTAGTTCAAAATGCAGTTCagaaattttaaaatga
- the il17rc gene encoding interleukin-17 receptor C isoform X4 has protein sequence MFLFRWPSCCFLLAFHNTACGWVEYDDSEIICSQGLSECTVAAELPLGILESDAADVRKVTAKVELCCKDTAACKFCLLIGAELAIHVTEDVAKRLQSSSDTEMDATMSIASVTLCYKTPPTFPACKKVAFKVNPTKQKVANVSLVITNPSGVTFGSIVYVYPSKEMHPIGEVVAPSLNEVCSQNLQISIKECYVPTVSSVINQKGNQVELIFARRTQVCLQYEEDGRCQIWKRKTIPLYSVTPCLCLQVWDDDDDKPRRSLSCPFKKTGFLQKNIWQNLTVSVGQGRMNDKGQMLLWNFSAPCRLEGEVWPCGWNGGHQCTEIEGFRQQLENTTWEQNRKNQWVRLGVFEYINLQLSPCVMVHLKRGNLQLGPFCYRQTARWRWNLLAVAGLLVITLTALMLCLLHNFVKKLASRSFQRGCMQIGRKGHIVLLSPPDVRDGVSEVCGLGSFLKSQGFSVSVDQWSRMEQVKLGPLPWLHSQLLHVKNLGGRAVLVLTRKALGLANEWHREALDGGDGNAPQSPYSDVFMASLCLILGDKQLGRTGERFLLVTFDHDVVQTPGGLPELFHGLHLFRLPSQMKTLLCELAREGKRKAECRKTKNGWKWVTLDHCWENSFSTQTSSKCSSEILK, from the exons atgtttctttttcgtTGGCcttcttgttgttttttgctgGCTTTTCATAACACGGCCTGTGGGTGGGTGGAATATGACGACTCGGAAATCATATGCTCACAG GGTCTCTCTGAGTGCACAGTGGCGGCTGAGTTGCCGCTCGGCATCCTGGAGAGCGATGCAGCGGATGTGCGGAAGGTGACAGCAAAAGTGGAGCTTTGCTGCAAGGACACGGCGGCGTGCAAGTTTTGTCTGTTGATTGGAGCTGAACTCGCCATCCATGTGACTGAAGACGTGGCGAAAAGGCTCCAGTCAAGTTCTGACACTGAAATGGACGCAACAATGTCAATAG CATCCGTGACGTTATGTTACAAAACGCCACCGACTTTTCCAGCATGCAAGAAAGTGGCCTTCAAAGTCAATCCTACAAAACAGAAAGTTGCAAAT GTATCTTTGGTGATTACGAATCCATCTGGAGTTACCTTCGGCAGTATTGTGTACGTTTATCCTTCCAAAGAGATGCATCCCATTGGAGAAGTAGTGGCTCCTTCTCTCAATGAAG TTTGCTCCCAAAACCTGCAGATATCCATCAAAGAGTGTTACG TGCCCACAGTCAGCAGTGTAATTAACCAGAAAGGAAATCAAGTGGAGCTGATTTTTGCCAGAAGGACCCAAGTGTGCCTCCAGTATGAAGAAGATGGAAGATGCCAG ATTTGGAAGCGTAAAACCATCCCACTGTACTCTGTGACCCCCTGCTTGTGTCTCCAG GTTtgggatgatgacgacgacaagCCGAGACGCTCTCTGAGCTGCCCCTTTAAAAAGACAG GGTTCCTTCAGAAGAACATATGGCAAAACCTGACTGTCTCTGTGGGTCAAGGCCGAATGAACGACAAGGGGCAGATGCTGCTGTGGAACTTCTCTGCCCCCTGTAGGCTGGAGGGGGAAGTGTGGCCCTGTGGGTGGAATGGGGGTCACCAGTGCACTGAGATTGAAGGCTTTCGGCAGCAGCTGGAGAACACAACATGGGAGCAAAACAGGAAGAACCAATGG GTGAGATTAGGTGTCTTTGAATACATCAATCTGCAGCTGTCACCATGTGTGATG GTGCATTTAAAGAGAGGGAACCTTCAACTGGGACCGTTCTGCTATCGTCAAA CGGCCAGGTGGCGCTGGAATCTGCTGGCCGTGGCTGGTTTGTTGGTGATCACTTTGACAGCACTCATGTTGTGTCTTCTCCATAACTTTGTTAAGA AATTGGCGAGCCGATCTTTCCAAAGAGGATGTATGCAGA ttggcAGAAAAGGTCACATAGTCCTCCTGAGTCCGCCAGATGTACGCGACGGCGTCTCCGAGGTTTGTGGCTTGGGCTCTTTTCTCAAGAGTCAGGGCTTCAGTGTGTCTGTGGACCAGTGGAGCAGGATGGAGCAGGTCAAGCTGGGGCCCCTTCCGTGGCTTCACTCCCAGCTGCTTCACGTGAAGAACCTGGGAGGCCGAGCGGTGCTCGTCCTGACTCGCAAAGCTTTGGGGCTGGCGAATGAATGGCATCGGGAAGCACTCGATGGAGGAGACGGGAACGCGCCTCAGTCTCCGTACTCGGATGTGTTCATGGCCTCGTTGTGCCTCATCCTTGGGGACAAACAGCTAGGCAGGACTGGAGAACGTTTTCTTCTGGTCACATTTGACCACGACGTGGTGCAGACCCCTGGCGGCTTGCCTGAGCTGTTTCACGGTCTTCATCTGTTCCGGCTTCCCTCCCAGATGAAAACTCTCTTGTGTGAGCTTGCcagagaaggaaaaagaaaggcagaatgtagaaagacaaaaaatggtTGGAAATGGGTAACCTTGGACCATTGTTGGGAAAATTCATTTTCTACACAAACTAGTTCAAAATGCAGTTCagaaattttaaaatga
- the il17rc gene encoding interleukin-17 receptor C isoform X3, which translates to MFLFRWPSCCFLLAFHNTACGWVEYDDSEIICSQGLSECTVAAELPLGILESDAADVRKVTAKVELCCKDTAACKFCLLIGAELAIHVTEDVAKRLQSSSDTEMDATMSIAASVTLCYKTPPTFPACKKVAFKVNPTKQKVANVSLVITNPSGVTFGSIVYVYPSKEMHPIGEVVAPSLNEVCSQNLQISIKECYVPTVSSVINQKGNQVELIFARRTQVCLQYEEDGRCQIWKRKTIPLYSVTPCLCLQVWDDDDDKPRRSLSCPFKKTGFLQKNIWQNLTVSVGQGRMNDKGQMLLWNFSAPCRLEGEVWPCGWNGGHQCTEIEGFRQQLENTTWEQNRKNQWVRLGVFEYINLQLSPCVMVHLKRGNLQLGPFCYRQTARWRWNLLAVAGLLVITLTALMLCLLHNFVKKLASRSFQRGCMQIGRKGHIVLLSPPDVRDGVSEVCGLGSFLKSQGFSVSVDQWSRMEQVKLGPLPWLHSQLLHVKNLGGRAVLVLTRKALGLANEWHREALDGGDGNAPQSPYSDVFMASLCLILGDKQLGRTGERFLLVTFDHDVVQTPGGLPELFHGLHLFRLPSQMKTLLCELAREGKRKAECRKTKNGWKWVTLDHCWENSFSTQTSSKCSSEILK; encoded by the exons atgtttctttttcgtTGGCcttcttgttgttttttgctgGCTTTTCATAACACGGCCTGTGGGTGGGTGGAATATGACGACTCGGAAATCATATGCTCACAG GGTCTCTCTGAGTGCACAGTGGCGGCTGAGTTGCCGCTCGGCATCCTGGAGAGCGATGCAGCGGATGTGCGGAAGGTGACAGCAAAAGTGGAGCTTTGCTGCAAGGACACGGCGGCGTGCAAGTTTTGTCTGTTGATTGGAGCTGAACTCGCCATCCATGTGACTGAAGACGTGGCGAAAAGGCTCCAGTCAAGTTCTGACACTGAAATGGACGCAACAATGTCAATAG CAGCATCCGTGACGTTATGTTACAAAACGCCACCGACTTTTCCAGCATGCAAGAAAGTGGCCTTCAAAGTCAATCCTACAAAACAGAAAGTTGCAAAT GTATCTTTGGTGATTACGAATCCATCTGGAGTTACCTTCGGCAGTATTGTGTACGTTTATCCTTCCAAAGAGATGCATCCCATTGGAGAAGTAGTGGCTCCTTCTCTCAATGAAG TTTGCTCCCAAAACCTGCAGATATCCATCAAAGAGTGTTACG TGCCCACAGTCAGCAGTGTAATTAACCAGAAAGGAAATCAAGTGGAGCTGATTTTTGCCAGAAGGACCCAAGTGTGCCTCCAGTATGAAGAAGATGGAAGATGCCAG ATTTGGAAGCGTAAAACCATCCCACTGTACTCTGTGACCCCCTGCTTGTGTCTCCAG GTTtgggatgatgacgacgacaagCCGAGACGCTCTCTGAGCTGCCCCTTTAAAAAGACAG GGTTCCTTCAGAAGAACATATGGCAAAACCTGACTGTCTCTGTGGGTCAAGGCCGAATGAACGACAAGGGGCAGATGCTGCTGTGGAACTTCTCTGCCCCCTGTAGGCTGGAGGGGGAAGTGTGGCCCTGTGGGTGGAATGGGGGTCACCAGTGCACTGAGATTGAAGGCTTTCGGCAGCAGCTGGAGAACACAACATGGGAGCAAAACAGGAAGAACCAATGG GTGAGATTAGGTGTCTTTGAATACATCAATCTGCAGCTGTCACCATGTGTGATG GTGCATTTAAAGAGAGGGAACCTTCAACTGGGACCGTTCTGCTATCGTCAAA CGGCCAGGTGGCGCTGGAATCTGCTGGCCGTGGCTGGTTTGTTGGTGATCACTTTGACAGCACTCATGTTGTGTCTTCTCCATAACTTTGTTAAGA AATTGGCGAGCCGATCTTTCCAAAGAGGATGTATGCAGA ttggcAGAAAAGGTCACATAGTCCTCCTGAGTCCGCCAGATGTACGCGACGGCGTCTCCGAGGTTTGTGGCTTGGGCTCTTTTCTCAAGAGTCAGGGCTTCAGTGTGTCTGTGGACCAGTGGAGCAGGATGGAGCAGGTCAAGCTGGGGCCCCTTCCGTGGCTTCACTCCCAGCTGCTTCACGTGAAGAACCTGGGAGGCCGAGCGGTGCTCGTCCTGACTCGCAAAGCTTTGGGGCTGGCGAATGAATGGCATCGGGAAGCACTCGATGGAGGAGACGGGAACGCGCCTCAGTCTCCGTACTCGGATGTGTTCATGGCCTCGTTGTGCCTCATCCTTGGGGACAAACAGCTAGGCAGGACTGGAGAACGTTTTCTTCTGGTCACATTTGACCACGACGTGGTGCAGACCCCTGGCGGCTTGCCTGAGCTGTTTCACGGTCTTCATCTGTTCCGGCTTCCCTCCCAGATGAAAACTCTCTTGTGTGAGCTTGCcagagaaggaaaaagaaaggcagaatgtagaaagacaaaaaatggtTGGAAATGGGTAACCTTGGACCATTGTTGGGAAAATTCATTTTCTACACAAACTAGTTCAAAATGCAGTTCagaaattttaaaatga